In Argonema galeatum A003/A1, the following proteins share a genomic window:
- a CDS encoding ATP-binding protein: MSFLDAQAINSILFLQRQAASLLLYRSVLSRPPGVAFIDLLEALRRRDADGLTYLEAYGRWFKALAATNHSWQDYLLGQIIRDDNPFTQSAQRGELASLPPALLAAAGQDLQALQSIYECSGAELSCLVQQAAELPLAPVAWYCDRISASFLSDVEKKAIASLQALENWSDALSDLAAYYREFGTGIFAEYRALRWQSGQLVGIPHPDSVRLNELVGYEFQQDALVKNTEFLLAGYPALHVLLYGSRGSGKSSLVKGLLNEYANRHLRLIEVAKSDLKDLSIIVEQLRDLPQKFIIFVDDLSFEEDDDAFKALKVVLEGNVTARPKNVVVYATTNRRHLIREFFKDRPNPSDEEVHGWDTVQEKLSFSDRFGLTLTFEPAEQKTYLTIVGHLAAQAGINIDGEDLEFRALQWATRHNGRSGRTARQFVDYLQADLAISGQ; this comes from the coding sequence ATGTCTTTTCTAGATGCCCAAGCTATTAACTCTATCCTGTTCCTGCAACGCCAAGCGGCGTCTCTGTTGCTGTACCGATCGGTGTTGAGCAGGCCACCAGGTGTTGCTTTTATAGATCTGCTGGAGGCTTTACGACGCCGGGATGCCGATGGATTGACTTATCTAGAAGCCTACGGGCGCTGGTTCAAAGCTTTAGCGGCGACAAATCACAGCTGGCAAGACTACCTGCTTGGACAAATTATCAGGGACGATAATCCGTTTACCCAGTCAGCGCAACGGGGAGAATTGGCTAGTTTGCCACCGGCTTTGCTAGCTGCGGCTGGGCAGGATTTACAAGCTTTGCAAAGTATTTATGAGTGCAGCGGTGCTGAACTTAGCTGTTTGGTACAACAAGCAGCGGAACTGCCGCTGGCACCTGTGGCTTGGTATTGCGATCGCATTTCTGCAAGTTTTCTATCTGATGTGGAAAAAAAAGCGATCGCGTCTCTGCAAGCTCTGGAAAATTGGTCAGATGCGCTGTCAGATTTAGCAGCTTACTATCGGGAATTTGGCACTGGCATATTTGCTGAATATCGAGCTTTGCGCTGGCAATCAGGACAGTTGGTGGGCATTCCCCATCCCGATTCTGTACGGCTGAATGAGTTAGTGGGCTATGAGTTTCAGCAAGATGCTTTGGTGAAAAATACTGAATTTTTACTCGCAGGTTATCCAGCCCTTCATGTGTTGCTTTATGGCAGTCGCGGTTCGGGAAAATCTTCTTTGGTGAAGGGTTTGTTGAATGAGTATGCAAATCGCCATCTCCGCTTGATTGAAGTTGCCAAATCTGACCTAAAAGATTTATCGATAATTGTAGAACAGTTGCGGGATCTGCCGCAAAAATTTATCATTTTTGTGGATGACCTCTCGTTTGAGGAAGATGATGATGCTTTTAAAGCTCTTAAAGTTGTGCTAGAAGGGAATGTAACTGCGCGACCCAAAAATGTGGTGGTTTATGCTACTACGAATCGGCGTCATTTGATTCGAGAGTTTTTTAAAGATAGACCGAATCCAAGCGATGAGGAAGTTCATGGTTGGGATACTGTTCAGGAGAAGCTTTCGTTTAGCGATCGCTTTGGTCTTACTTTAACTTTTGAACCAGCCGAGCAGAAAACTTATTTAACAATTGTCGGGCATTTAGCAGCGCAAGCGGGAATTAATATCGATGGGGAAGATTTGGAATTTCGTGCGTTGCAGTGGGCGACTCGCCATAATGGGCGATCGGGAAGGACAGCAAGACAATTTGTTGACTATTTGCAGGCTGATTTGGCAATTTCTGGTCAATAA